Proteins encoded together in one Candidatus Margulisiibacteriota bacterium window:
- a CDS encoding undecaprenyl-diphosphate phosphatase, translating to MLTDLFNSIILGITEGLTEFLPVSSTGHLILINKWFYFEDSFTKMFDIVIQVGAILAVVFYFWKRLFPFGKFKTLAEKKDIWQLWRKTLVGVIPAIIIGATVGKIIEEKLFNSLVVSLALLIGGLILIYIEGRKHRASLISIKQLSYTTAFLIGLIQCIAMIPGTSRSAATIIGAMLLGTSRQLAVEFSFFLAIPTLIAASGYALLKHGISFSGNEILILAAGFITSFIVALAVVAGLMKFIAKHDLKIFGYYRIILAVIILLIIR from the coding sequence ATGCTAACAGATCTTTTTAATTCTATAATTCTCGGTATTACCGAGGGGCTTACAGAGTTCCTGCCTGTTTCCTCTACCGGCCATCTTATTCTGATTAACAAATGGTTCTATTTTGAAGATTCTTTTACCAAAATGTTCGACATTGTTATCCAGGTCGGCGCAATTCTGGCTGTTGTCTTTTATTTCTGGAAACGTTTATTTCCTTTCGGCAAATTCAAAACACTGGCAGAAAAAAAAGATATATGGCAGTTATGGAGGAAAACACTGGTTGGCGTTATTCCCGCGATAATAATAGGTGCGACCGTAGGTAAAATTATTGAAGAAAAACTGTTTAATTCTCTGGTAGTTTCATTAGCACTGCTTATCGGCGGTCTGATCCTGATTTATATAGAGGGCAGAAAACACAGGGCCTCGCTTATATCCATAAAACAACTTTCCTACACAACGGCGTTTCTCATAGGGCTCATTCAGTGTATCGCTATGATACCGGGAACATCACGTTCTGCGGCTACAATTATCGGAGCCATGCTTCTGGGGACATCCAGACAACTGGCAGTAGAATTCTCTTTTTTTCTGGCTATTCCTACATTGATCGCCGCTTCCGGTTATGCTTTATTGAAACACGGTATCAGTTTCAGCGGAAACGAGATCTTAATTCTTGCCGCAGGTTTCATTACTTCATTCATTGTCGCTCTGGCCGTTGTTGCAGGGCTGATGAAATTCATTGCTAAACACGATCTTAAAATTTTCGGTTATTATCGGATAATTCTGGCAGTTATAATTCTTTTAATAATTCGTTGA